The genomic interval ATTGGGGAATAGATTTATTcttgaaatattgaaaattatgatcGGTAAATAAGTGTGTTTAGCCACTAGACATATCTATGGAATTATTTAAACAGATCTGGTTTTACCTGCACACAATTCCAAACACAATGGCTGCCTTGCATTCTTCAAACACATCAAGAAGCCTCCTGACTTGGGTCCTTTTTCTGTAGACATTTACATGGTATATTCCCCCACTTCAAATCTGCTCAGATGGTTACCTTCTCAAAGAGGATTTCTCTGTCTGCCATACATAAAATAGCACCTTATCACTTTATCCTATTCTTTAGTATTTGTTATTCCAAACATTGTATTGTGCATTTTTTCTGATTTATCCCACTAAAATGCAAGTCTTATTAAAGACTAGTATGTtttttgttcccctatatattTCCAGTGCCAAGGACAAGGCTTAAtctattaggaaaataattatgaagtaTATGTTATGCATATTGAACACCTGTGCTAGGGATGCAGCATGGCATCTGACATAGTTCCTTGGTGTTATATCATTATGGTGGATGAAGAAACGTAAATAATTAGAGAGTTTGTGTAGAATATTGGGATTTGTGGTGATAGTGTAACAGGAGGGTGTGATTCAGgagaacacagaatttttaaattgtcttgGAGGATGGACAGGAACTCTTCCTTTAGAACTAATGAAATTAAGAACATTTCAAGTGAGAATGTGTGCAAAGGCAGAGACTGTCTATCTTAaaccagtttctttttcttttttaagccaTTTAAAGTTTTGGCAACTGAAACTATAAGTCACAAGGCATTAGATGCAGATATATACAGTGCAATTCCAACAGAAAAAGTGGATGGAACATGTTGTTATATTACTACCTACAAAGGTAAAATAAAGTTATGTTTACtatagttattatttttcttaatcattttaCAAACTATATACATCTGGAATGGGGCATTTATTCTTCATAAACCCTTGGAAACCTAAGtagtaaaataaaaagttcccAGTTGTTATACTTACTACATCATTGtgattttcttttgggggagtaaCTTATCATTTACTTAATTCTTACTAAGGGCCAGGCAGTATGATGATTACTTTTTACATGTCATCTCTAATTTCCATAAGTCTCTCTgttgcagataaggaaactgaatatCTGCCCACTTAAATAATTTGTCCAAGATCCTATAGTTAATAGTGATACTGATAATGAGATCTAGGTTTGTCTGACTTTAAAGCTTCTCATTGGATGATCTCAGTTCTGTTTCCATTGGTTTTTACTATTGGCAGTGTGCTTCATTTTAATGTACTTTAAGAGACATAGAAGTTCAAATTGTTCACttgttaagaaaagaaaaatcattgaaaAGAGAGCAATGTCCTTTGTGATTACTTCTGTATTGTAATATTTCTCTCAATTCCagcaacagaaatacaaaagttaAATGGGCACCTGGGCATATTGCTTGTATCGAGATCTCTTCTAAAATACATTAAATGTGTACAACTTGTACCATTATAACCATTTTTAAGATTGTGTACAGTTCAATAGTGTTAATTAACATTCATATTATTGTGTTACTATTACTATCTTCTCTCTCCAGGACTCATCTTCTAAAACTAAAACTCTATACCCATGGGGGAATCTTCCCATCTACTACTTCTATCCCTCATCCCTTCTCCCTTTGCTTCTTGTAACCAGCACTCTTctttgtctctatgaatttgactgctCATGTTCAGGAAATCAGAGGCAATTGTCTTTTTGCGACTGGCTTATTTCTGGTAGCATAATGTTCTCGGTTTATCCTTGTTAGTATCAGAATTTCATCCCTTTGTtaggctgaatgatattccattgcaTTTATATAGTacatttcatttatccattcaaccACTGATGAGCATTTGGGTTGTTCCTACCTTTTTTTGGTTACTGTGAATATTGGCATGAACAGGGGAAATGACTATCTCTTGAAGTCCTGCTTCCAGTTTTCTGGGTTTGTTCCAGAAGTAAAGTTACTGGATCGTATAGTaattctagtttcaattttttgaggagcTATTGTGAattttccatggtggttgcaccattttacttcctaccaacagtgcacaaaggttccagtttctccatatACTCACCGCTACTTGCTCCATATACTCACCGCtacttgtgtttgtgtgtgttacaATAGCCAAATGGATgtgagtaaaatttattttttatatttagtgGTAAAAAGGACAAAATGTCCACTCAATGAGAAATGACAGAATGTAATGTTAATCTGGGTCTTTCTATTATTTATGTAGATAACTAATAAGTAATAATATATGAGCCAGCGTacagttaatttttataaatctctGATTAGCACATTTGAGGGGGCTGTAAGAGATTTTTCAGGCTCTTATATTAAGAAACTTTAATGTGTATTACTATGCGATTAGGCATGATAACAGCTAAACAAGGTTAGAGTTTCATCGCTAAAGAATGCTCACAAGACACAAGAAGACAGTGCTTACAAATCCACATTTTATTATGGGTAAAGAACACATAACAAAGATGTGTATCACAGCTAAGGACAGTCATGCAGCAAAGGGTCTGGAGTGGCCAGGTAAAAGGTAGTTTTTCCTGCTTTAAAGCTATGGCAGGACACATTTTTTCAGATCAGGAATGAGTGATATGTGCATTTTATCTGacctcaatgccaattcacaagtAATGACAGCAGCATTTTTGAGGAGAAGGAAATCACTTATTATTTGTCAGAGGAagagaggacagggagagtcaatCTCTCAAAGCTTTGTTGTCTCCCTTCTGAGAGAAAGTGTTCACTTTTTTAAAGGGAAGTTAGGGGCTCAGTTTGAATATGTGAGTGAAATGCATGTCCCAGGATAGGTGCTGACCTTGGTTCTTTAGGTGCCCCTGGTACCACATCCCTGAAGCTGTATGTCTTGACTGACAGGTTTTCTCCTGTGATGGTCAGAGATAAGGGATAGAAGACTTCCTGTTTTCATTGAAGAGTAAAGGGTGTTAATCTTGGGCTCCCTGGGATGTGGacaaaaggggagaaaatgtCTCATTAATAAGCAGAGTAAACTCACTAGCCATCAAGTTGGCTATGCTGAAAGTTTATCCCTTTTGTAGTCCTGGTTAtttttccccactgtcaatttaTAACTTCCATTTCTATGGGAAAGGTTTTGTAATCATGTTTCCTGCCTTCAGTTGCTTCCTGGGCCCAAGGAAGGCatcagtgctcctcagcaaaagcatcTTTCAAGCATCTGTTAAcatgcatgcaaaaaaaaaaaaaaaatgcatgcaacACTTGGAATCAGGGAGTCCAAAATGGAATTTCAGCtggagatttttctgtttttgctggTCATGGAGGTACCTTGCTAAGTAGCGAGTGTAAACCTCGAGTCCTCCAGGAGGCTCAGTGAGACCAAGTACAATCCATCAGCCTCACTTTAACCAATAAAGAATGCTGGCACAGTGCCCTGAAACTCTTCAGACCCATGACTACAAAGCTGCATCCCTTTAATTGTTATGTTTAATGCATGACTAGGAGTGAGTGCCTGGCAAAGCAGGTCAGCCTAATCTGGATCTGCCAGAATTTACTTTCACACCGTAGGGTAATATTCAGGGGAGGCTGAGTTAAATTACCTGGTTATGTTCCCATTGTGGATACAGATTGTTCTGTTCTCGTGCATGCTGCTTAGTAATATGACCAAGAAGCGTAAGTGTCCACGTCATCCCCAACATTCTTTAAGTCTTTATAACATCAGGTACTGCTAAGGTGCTGTGTATCTTGGAATATATATTTCCCTCTTCCAGGGTTGATTCTCCTAGAGAGGTGGCTCTACTGATTAttgaaataaatactttaaaatacctTTCAAGATAAATTTTGTTTGCCTCTTATACTTTCcttaccttgttttttttttttagataagccATACCTTTGGGCTCGACTAGATAGAAAACCCAACAAACAAGCtgacaaaagatttaaaaattttctgcatTCAAAAGAGAAGTCAAAAGGTTAGTAggtttttctttaaactttttagaTTTAGCTAGCTGAAATTTGTGGcttattttctgatatttctgtACAGTCTATCTTTTTGAATATTCATCATTAAGAAAAAGATGATAACTgactatatattctttttttgagggTTACAATGGTTTAATTAGTGAAtatcattttcattatatattcttgaaaaatattttcctaatatttctataaccttttttttttgtggtgccactggggttttaactcaaggcctttGTTAGGCAAGCTCtataccacttgaatcacacccccagcccttttttgctttagtaagtTCTcgaataggatcttgcatttattCCCAAGCCAGCCTGAATtgcgatcctcctacttatgttttcactgtagttgggatgacaggcatgtgccaccattcccagcttttattgattaaggttttgagaacttttttgcctgggctggcctcaaatggcaatcctactgatctccacctcccaagtagctaggattacaggcacgagccaccacacctggcgaCTCTTTTTTCTAATATGAATTATGTATAATATAATGAAAGATACATTTTGATTTTATGTAAGATACAATTGTAATTTTATAAATCTCAAAGaattagtattttaaattaaattgccTCTAAATAGACTATGTATGTTCATATGTACATTCATTTGTGTgtataatttatgtatatatttttatttttagtgcacTAAAATTCACAAATCTGCATATAATGGAGTATTGGCTACTTTACActacaaataatagaaaattaaaatagaaaattttaaatgtcagtaTCTGCATATAATGGAACATTGGCTACTTTAGACTACAAATAATAGaaagttaaaatagaaaattttaaatgtcagtaTCCTAATGCTAAGTAGTCATATTGTAGTGAGACTAGAGAATGTTTGTGTGTTATGAGATACTGAGATTTTATTGACAATTTCCACTGCATGTGTtcagtattatatatatatatatagattttttaagTATCACTACAAACAAGTTTATTTCTAACtcttttagaatttctttggAATGTTGAGGAGGATTTCAAACCTGTTCCAGAGTGCTGGATACCAGCAAAGGAAATAGAACAACTGAATGGGAATCTGGTGCCTGATGAAAATGGACACATTCCTGGTATCATGAAATCTCTTCTAAAATGCAATTTTGTGTTTAccagtataaagaagaaaagatctgTTCAAGTAGAAATTGCAGACTTTAATTTTGTTCACTTGTATAGTAGAAAATTTATGAGTCAAATTTACATAAAGTAACAATTTATATGAAAGTTATATCACATCAAGAATGTCCTGTCCTCTTAAGGTTAAATTCTTTTCTAAGATGGACACATTTTATCAGCTGTCACCTGTCAGTTAAAAAGTTGAGGCCACAGTATCTCTGGAATTCTTAAAGGCCCTTGCATTCCACTAATCTAACGGACTTTTTAAGTTTATTCTGAAGATAATGATTATAGAGCAGAGATACAGCAAAAAAATGTAAGCTTTGGAAATAGAATATGATAAAAGTAGGGTGAGTTTCACTGGTGCCTAGTTGACCAGCAAAGCAGTTAGTTGGGTCAGTAATGAAAGCCAAAAGTGTGGTCACAATGGTATATATTGCCTACCATGTCTTTCTTTGATTTAGCAGTAAATTCTTCACAATGAGGGAACCTATTATGGCACCATATAGAATGGTGCTCAGTTGTTACTGAAGCATATTGACTTCTCTAGTAAGAGAATGTTGGTTTCTCCGTAGTAGAATAATTAAACAGGTTAATTTCTCAACAGAATaagaaatgaacctttcttttatgattaaaaaGAACAGTAGTGAAACTGTTAACTTTCCCActgattttaaaagtatatgcTAGAACATGcagaaaatgtggaaaatttATACTAAAATTGTAATTACCTGTATTTTCAATCCAAATAAAATcaatgtaataatttttttttcttgaaacaatAGGTTGGGTACCAGTAGAGAAAAATAGCAAACAGTATTGCTGGCATTCCTCTGTGGTTAATTATGAATTTGAAATTGCCTTGGTATTAAAGCATCATCCTGATGATTCTGAACTTTTGGAAATTAGTGCAGTGCCACTATCAGATCTCTTAGAACAAACACTAGAACTTATAGGTACAAATATCAATGGAAACCCATACGGTGAGTGAAACCTGTTTCTTATTATTCAGTTATAGTACCTTGTGATTTATAGAGAAATTCCTAAGGccaacttaaaaaacaaatacacactCTAAAGGAATGATTAACAAATATAAGTTTCCTAGGCACATAtccatttgttaattttatattccTGGGAAATTTTTATGCATGATTGCCAtttgcatttattaatttattaattgccATTTGCATTTATTAATCCAAAAGTTTGATTTTATCCTGTTATTCTTTCCTGTGATAACGTTACACAGCTATGCACGAAAAGTAATTACTAAGGTAAAACGgttcattgctttttaaaatttgggtGAATTGAGTTGGTTGAAAATGCACTTTCCATTGCTAGGTAGTTACTttaacattaataaaattaggCAAGGGTAAGGTACATGAAGAATTGGCATTGAAGATGGTATCAAACATCCAAATATATACTATGGTAAGCTGAGTACACTAAAGACATTCTGAAATACAATGTTGACAGGAGAATGAGAAGACAGACCTAATAACAAAATCCTATAGACAAGGTATAATAGTAAAATCTTATATGCAGATTGAAAGTAGACTTATCAGCAGGTGTATAGCTAAGACAAGAATACAAGTATCAGAGATACAGTACAGCTGTTTGGCAATCACTGGGTATTAGCTAACATGGCTAATGATGTAGAGAAGAGGTTGGCAGACTTTTCCTGAGAAATAGCAGCTAGcagatattttaggctttgtgggccataCCTTTGAAATGGGCTATCAGTAGTACTTAAATAATTGGGTATGGCTGAATTCATTGAAGCTGTTAGGACAATCAGTTATCTGTCTTGATTCAGCCTGTAGGTCATAGTTTGCACAAAAGTGGAATTTAGATTTATTGGAATAAGATGCCAGATTTCAATGAAAGCAAGACTTTAATGCACTGGGATTAATCTTTCTTCAAGAAACCAATTAAActttttgttaactttatttctaaatgttttaaaagacttATTTGgtaagatacatttttttctatttttcctgaaaaGCTCCTTTGAATGAGTATGGCTAATGGCAAATTTTACCATTTAGGATTAGGAAACAAGAAACATCCATTACATTTTCTTATACCACATGGAGCATTTCAAATAAGAAATCTGCCTACATTGAAACACAGTGAACTGCTGTCCTGGTTTGAAGGCTGCACAGAGGGTAAAATTGAAGGAATTGTATGGCATTGCAATAATGGCTATTTAATTAAGGTAATGGCAAAAAATAGGTTGTGTTTGGTTATGTTGTCTTATGTTCTTATAATAAAGAAGTGGCACTAAAATTCTTTGTACAAATTGTAATTATCTCATATCCCATGTgccaccttttttatttttggtggtagtgcagtttgaactcagtgcttccatgcctccagcccttttttttttgagacagggtctcactgtatccCAAGCTAGCctaaaacttgagatcctcttccCTCAACCTCTCAAGTTCTGAGGTTACAGGCATGTCATGATGTCTGGCTTCATATGCCACAATTCTTTTGGTCGAGCACTGGTTATACCAGATTTGCTTCAGAATTAAAGTGATACCACATACCCCCTCTTCGAAATTCATGTTGTTTATCACTGCTCTCATACATCCTTTACCTCACTTAACTCAGCATCTCCCACACTGACTTGACTATAGAGTTAATAAGAGTTGCTAAGGTGACAGTTAATATATACAGAATGAATTAATTATCTTATACTTTGTGTCCTTTCTGTctcctggacttttctatttgATTTCTCACAGGTATATGAAATTTGTAATgttcaaaactgaaactaggcTTTATCATCTGATTCCACATAATTCACTGAAGTTACAAACTTAGATATTACTTTTAATCTCTCTTTCCATTACTTCCATTACTGAAAACTTCATTGAGTTATCAGTGCTTAAAGATACTAATCTAGAAATCTGTGTACTTCTTTACAACAAATTGACTGTTAATCTTAATTTAACCCAAGATTCATGCTTAAATTACTGTATTGCCCTTTTAAAACATTGTCTTTCATTCTTACCCTTGTCCTTTTCATTCTTCAGGAATaaaagaatcacatctgtctagTTACATTAAGATATTAGCTCCTGCTTAACTTTCCATCACTGCTCTCCACCCTACCTCTGTAAACACACTTGTATTATGTATGTTTTAACCACATTTAACTTACTACagtcagagcaaaaaaaaaaaattcttgacaaTATTTCCTTTGATAAGAATACATTTtcatccacatttttttctgtactcAGCAACAGACTATTTGTTAAATTTGCATGGAGCCCCCAATTATGTTCCTGGCATGTTTCCAGGTGCAAGAAATAGAGTCAACAGTAACTCTGCTGTCATGAAGCTCCTACTTTAATGGGGAAGATAAGCAATAAGCAAGTAATAAGTAATATGTCAGAAAAACAGCtattaaaaaaaaggtaagagaaaGTGGAGGTTTATATAGTATCTGGCAGATAGTAGGTaccccaaataaatatttataagcaaATGAAGATGGTATTTATAGACTAAAGCTAgtaccttctttcctttttacagGTCCATCGCCATCATCTTGGTTTATGCTGGCCAATTCCAGAGACTTATTTGAATTCAAAACCAGTTATTGTCAACATGAACCTGAACAAGTATGACTGTGCCTTTGATACTAACAGTTTGTTTAATCAGCTTTCAAAAATTGACAAGCAGATATTTGGTAGGCT from Castor canadensis chromosome 8, mCasCan1.hap1v2, whole genome shotgun sequence carries:
- the Rlig1 gene encoding RNA ligase 1 isoform X2; protein product: MRRLGSVQRKMSCAFVTEVKDEPSAKRERQPFKVLATETISHKALDADIYSAIPTEKVDGTCCYITTYKDKPYLWARLDRKPNKQADKRFKNFLHSKEKSKEFLWNVEEDFKPVPECWIPAKEIEQLNGNLVPDENGHIPGWVPVEKNSKQYCWHSSVVNYEFEIALVLKHHPDDSELLEISAVPLSDLLEQTLELIGTNINGNPYGLGNKKHPLHFLIPHGAFQIRNLPTLKHSELLSWFEGCTEGKIEGIVWHCNNGYLIKVHRHHLGLCWPIPETYLNSKPVIVNMNLNKGRIPKGT
- the Rlig1 gene encoding RNA ligase 1 isoform X1, whose translation is MRRLGSVQRKMSCAFVTEVKDEPSAKRERQPFKVLATETISHKALDADIYSAIPTEKVDGTCCYITTYKDKPYLWARLDRKPNKQADKRFKNFLHSKEKSKEFLWNVEEDFKPVPECWIPAKEIEQLNGNLVPDENGHIPGWVPVEKNSKQYCWHSSVVNYEFEIALVLKHHPDDSELLEISAVPLSDLLEQTLELIGTNINGNPYGLGNKKHPLHFLIPHGAFQIRNLPTLKHSELLSWFEGCTEGKIEGIVWHCNNGYLIKVHRHHLGLCWPIPETYLNSKPVIVNMNLNKYDCAFDTNSLFNQLSKIDKQIFGRLKDIILDI